From a single Falco rusticolus isolate bFalRus1 chromosome 17, bFalRus1.pri, whole genome shotgun sequence genomic region:
- the LOC119158486 gene encoding putative homeodomain transcription factor 1 isoform X13: MASRDRDAISWYQKKIGAYDQQIWEKSIEQTEMKGFKNKPKKKGHIQPDLIDVDLIRGSTFAKAKPDIPWTSLTRKGIVRVVFFPLFSQWWIQVTSQRIFTWLLVLYIMQVIAVVLYFMMPVVNASEVMGPMCLMLLMGTVHCQIVSTQINKPSGNNGLSRRRRIRRVKLVAEKGTETENGVNAVNNGIKHRHARSEYRLLHFKEKNKLSDGEKSHQDDCTSRGGVSDELSSEEDAEAVAQKVLLFQNIEVASSDNSYEEKKKRPLVSLNQAVSQVKQALKGARDSDSVVESELESTLYSQDVRSCISVGSRSCSVSRGDSESTRHDSETEDMLWDDLLHGPECRSSCTSDSEEMTVRGTRRDVKEDVFQQNHLFWLQNTSPASAKVSALIWEGNDCKKVDMSVLEISGIIMSRVNAYQQGAGYQMLGNVITIGLAFLPFLYRLFRTDNLEQLCSISLKELLHIFCGAPASIPVIVLSAINFLERLCLTWMFFFMMCVAERTYKQRFLFAKLFSHITSARKARKYEIPHFRLKKVENIKIWLSLRSYLKRRGPQRSVDVVVSSIFLLALSIAFICCAQVLKGHKTFLNAAYNWEFLIWEAALLLFLLRLASLGSETNKKYSNISILLTEQINLYLKMEKKPNKKEQLSLVNNVLKLSTKLLKELDTPFRLYGLTMNPLIYNITRVVILSAVSGVVSDLLGFNIRVSITPTTHGTSCRGHFVPLPNSSHQAERFELGSLSMRLFSLALSQLWWGRRGLTNFSPAEDFSAHFKPLVRVLGFSLQPEDTVLLWLPLTRELAEPSPQHRGDKADPPPTLPCR; encoded by the exons ATGGCCTCTCGCGACAGGGATGCCATTTCCTGGTACCAGAAGAAG ATCGGGGCCTACGACCAGCAGATATGGGAGAAGTCCATCGAGCAGACCGAGATGAAG GGCTTCAAAAACAAGCCTAAGAAGAAGGGTCACATCCAGCCTGACCTGATCGACGTGGACTTAATCCGAG GCTCTACGTTTGCCAAAGCCAAGCCTGACATTCCTTGGACATCCCTAACTCGGAAAGGAATTGTCAGagttgtattttttccattattcaGCCAGTGGTGGATACAGGTCACTTCCCAGCGTATTTTTACGTGGCTCCTGGTGCTCTACATTATGCAAG tcATAGCAGTTGTGTTGTATTTCATGATGCCTGTTGTGAATGCAAGTGAAGTCATGGGACCAATGTGCCTAATGTTGCTGATGGGAACTGTTCACTGTCAAATAGTGTCCACCCAGATCAACAAGCCTTCAGGAAACAACGGGCTCAGCAGGCGAAGGAG GATTAGAAGAGTAAAGCTGGTAGCTGAGAAAGGGACTGAGACAGAAAATGGTGTGAATGCTGTGAATAATGGCATTAAACACAGACACGCCAGATCTGAATACAGGCTGTTGcacttcaaagagaaaaataaactttccgATGGGGAAAAGAGCCATCAG GACGACTGCACCAGCAGGGGTGGTGTTTCTGACGAGCTTTCCAGCGAGGAGGATGCTGAAGCGGTGGCACAAAAGGTCTTGTTATTCCAGAACATAGAAGTGGCCTCCAGTGACAATAGctatgaagagaagaaaaagaggccTCTTGTTTCTCTGAACCAGGCTGTCTCACAG GTGAAGCAAGCCCTGAAAGGTGCCAGAGACTCTGATAGTGTCGTGGAATCTGAACTAGAATCCACATTGTATAGTCAG GACGTGAGGTCCTGCATTAGCGTGGGATCCCGGAGCTGCAGTGTGAGCCGGGGAGACTCAGAAAGCACTCGCCACGACTCTGAGACAGAAGACATGCTTTGGGACGATCTGCTTCACGGGCCAGAATGTCGCTCGTCCTGCACCAGCGACAGTGAGGAAATGACTGTGAGAGGCACCAGGCGGGATGTGAAGGAAGATGTTTTCCAGCAG aACCATTTGTTTTGGCTGCAGAACACAAGTCCAGCATCTGCAAAAGTGAGCGCGCTGATCTGGGAAGGGAATGACTGTAAGAAGGTGGACATGTCTGTGCTGGAGATCAGTGGGATTATCATGAGCAGG GTTAACGCCTACCAGCAAGGAGCGGGGTATCAGATGCTGGGAAACGTCATCACCATTGGATTAGCGTTCCTACCGTTCCTCTACAGACTCTTCCGCACAGATAacctggagcagctgtgctCCATCTCTCTAAAGGAGCTTCTGCACATCTTCTGTGGAGCACCTGCTAGCATCCCTGTTATTGTTCTGTCTGCGATCAACTTCCTTGAAAGACTTTGCTTAACttggatgtttttcttcatgatGTGTGTCGCTGAGAGAACATACAAACAG AGGTTTTTGTTTGCCAAGCTTTTTAGTCACATTACATCTGCTCGGAAAGCCAGGAAATATGAAATTCCTCACTTTAGACTCAAGAAGGTAGAAAACATTAAGATCTGGTTATCCCTTCGTTCCTACCTGAAG aGGCGAGGCCCCCAGCGATCGGTGGACGTTGTCGTATCATCGATCTTTTTACTGGCTCTTTCAATTGCTTTTATATGCTGTGCCCAG GTTCTTAAGGGtcacaaaacatttctgaatgcaGCTTACAACTGGGAGTTCCTAATCTGGGAGGCAGCACTTCTTCTCTTCTTACTACGTCTGGCATCTTTGGGCTCTGAAACCAAcaagaaatacagtaatatttCAATTTTGCTCACTGAACAG ATAAACTTATACCTAAAGATGGAGAAGAAGCCAAATAAGAAAGAGCAGCTCTCTCTTGTAAACAACGTTCTGAAACTATCTACAAAGCTACTGAAG GAGTTAGATACTCCATTTAGGCTGTATGGACTGACCATGAATCCATTAATCTACAATATAACACGTGTTGTAATACTCTCTGCTGTCTCAGGTGTTGTAAGTGATCTTCTAGGATTCAATATCAGAGTAAGTATAACTCCCACCACTCACGGAACATCTTGTAGGGGTCACTTTGTACCATTGCCCAATTCCTCCCACCAAGCAGAAAGGTTTGAACTGGGCTCCCTCTCCATGAGGCTCTTCTCCCTCGCCCTGAGCCAGttgtggtggggaaggagggggctGACAAATTTCAGCCCCGCTGAGGACTTCAGTGCCCACTTCAAGCCGTTAGTCAGAGTCCTGGGTTTCTCCCTTCAGCCTGAAGACACGGTCCTCCTGTGGCTCCCCCTTACACGGGAGCTTGCTGAGCCgagccctcagcacaggggGGACAAAGCAGACCCCCCCCCCACTCTCCCCTGTAGATGA